From the Candidatus Bathyarchaeota archaeon genome, the window CCTATAATTAGCCAGTTAGGCGCAGTTGGCTTGAAGACTCGTATAGAGTCGGGAAGTGTCTGGATTAACAAGGATACATTAGTGGCAAAGCAAGGCGAAACCATCTCACAACGTTTAGCCGCTGTGCTATCAAAGCTGGGCATAAAGCCGGTTGAAGCTGGACTTGTGTTAAAGACGGTTTATGACGGTGGAGCGATAATAACCGAGGAGCAGTTACATTTAGACATTGACGAATTCAGAAAGACTGTTGAAGAAGCGTATAGATATGCCTTCTATCTCTCGGTAAATAGTGTTTACATCACGCCTGAGAACATTGAGTTTCTGCTTCAGAAAGCCCATCAAGATGCTTACAGACTAAGCGTAAACGAGGACATACCTACAAAAGAGACAATGGTCGATATTTTAAGGAAAGCCTACACGCAGATGTTAAGCTTAAAAACTCAACTAGATATGGTTAAGAAAACAGCTCAGAAAAGTTGAAAAGGAAGAGTGTAGAAAAAGTAAGAGGTGAAAAGAACATGGAATACATTTATGCCGCGCTGCTCCTACACAACGCTGGAAAACCAATAAACGAAGAAAACATAACGCAACTGCTGAAGGCAGCAGGAATCAACACCGATTCAGTTAAAGTGAAAGCTCTAGTTGCTTCGTTAGAAGAAGTCGACATAGAAGAAGCTATAAAAACTGCACCAACAGTAATGGCCGCCGCACCCGCAGCTGCCGCGCCTGCCACCGCAGAGGCAAAGCCTGAAGCTAAGAAAGAAGAGAAAAGGACCGAAGAGGAAGAGAAGGAGAAAGAAGAAGCAGCGCTTGAAGGACTCGGAGCCCTATTCGGATAAACAGTTGCTTCACTCTCTGTTTTTTACTTCTGCATTATGTGACTTTAGGACATTTGATGCAGAAACCGCTCTTCACACACATAGTTTAAATGATTCCTAAAACCTTAATGTGAAAGCGTCACGAAGTTCACTTTCAGTTTGAGGGATTAAAGTTGAAGAAAAAACGCTTTCCAAAAGAAGAGTATCATGTTCCATTTTTTGACGAACAAGGCTACGTAAGGAAGCAGTGCCCCAAATGTGGCGAATACTTTTGGACACAAGTCTCAGACATGGAAACTTGTGGAGAAGCCAGCCAAGAAGGATGCGCATTATACGCTTTCATCAACAACCCACCAACCCGAAAGGCTTACAGTCTACGCGAAATGCGAGAAACCTTCTTGTCTTTTTTTGAGAAACGTGGACATAAACGGATGAAGCCTTACCCTGTCGTGGCGCGGTGGCGAGACGACCTATACCTTACAAGCGCCAGCATAGTTGACTTCCAACCATACGTAACCAACGGTATAATTCCGCCGCCAGCAAACCCTCTCGTTATTAGTCAGCCTTGCATTCGCCTAGTCGACATCGACAACACAGGTCCTACCTTCGGTCGTCATCTCACATTTTTTGAAATGGGAGGGCATCACGCTTTCAATTATCCCGATAAGGAGGTTTATTGGAAGGATGAAACCGTCAGGTATCATCACGAATTTGTCACGAAGGAGCTGGGGATACCCTCTGAGGAGGTAAATTACAAAGAAGACATGTGGAGCGGTGGTGGAAACGCGGGACCTGACTTAGAGACAATTGTGCGCGGACTCGAATTGGCAACCTTGGTGTTCATGAAGTTCAAAGTTGTCCATAACAAATTTATCAAGTTGCCTATTCGAACGGTTGACACAGGCTACGGTATCGAACGGTACACGTGGATATCGCAGGGCGCCATAAGCGGGTTTCATGCAATCCACGGAACAGTTTTAGATGCCATTTTTAAGATAGCGAACGTAGAACATATAGACTCTAAACTATTAGCTGAAGTGGCGAAGTTTTCGGGTGCTTTTAGTCATGAAAAATCTGGCCAGAGCAGGATTTCGTCGGATAGAGCAGCAGAACATGTTGGAATGACCGCCGCTGAACTAGCTGAAATCCTTCAACCTATAGAGAATGCTTTTGCAGTGACAGACCACACGAAAAGCTTAGCCTTCATGCTTGCAGAAGGAGTTGTGCCTTCAAACGTCCAAGAAGGATACCTAACTCGCTTAATGATTCGCCGCACCTACCGCCTGCTAAAAGCCTTAGGCATCGAAAACAGCCTAGACAACATAATAGACTTGCAAATCAATGAATGGTCTAAGGATTTTCCTTACCTAAAGAAGATGCGCGTCGAGATT encodes:
- the rpl12p gene encoding 50S ribosomal protein P1, with protein sequence MEYIYAALLLHNAGKPINEENITQLLKAAGINTDSVKVKALVASLEEVDIEEAIKTAPTVMAAAPAAAAPATAEAKPEAKKEEKRTEEEEKEKEEAALEGLGALFG
- a CDS encoding 50S ribosomal protein L10, whose translation is MTDQRLVLQEKAKQIEEIENIMQQYKVIALASLQKVRAAQLQELRKKLQNDAYVRVIKNTLMKRAITQAKNHPNLDKLEDHLTGSTIYLFTNLNPFKLVLLLEKSKVITTAKAGDTAAFDVVVPAGNTGQPPGPIISQLGAVGLKTRIESGSVWINKDTLVAKQGETISQRLAAVLSKLGIKPVEAGLVLKTVYDGGAIITEEQLHLDIDEFRKTVEEAYRYAFYLSVNSVYITPENIEFLLQKAHQDAYRLSVNEDIPTKETMVDILRKAYTQMLSLKTQLDMVKKTAQKS